Proteins encoded by one window of Chondromyces crocatus:
- a CDS encoding AraC family transcriptional regulator: protein MTSQPELVRAALKYGSRPGFNATPLPALEVVRSDRPTGPEYAVARPVLCLIVQGAKEISVAGKLFHYDPSHYLVTSVAVPLVGRVTSASAQAPYLCLVLTLEQAAIYDVLSRSSAPLRPTSRRDYHGAVFVEAVQPSLGDAFLRLLQSLDEPHERDMLAPLYVREILFRLLTSPYSATVREVGTAGSPTRRIGKAIDVLRANFTRPLRVASLARASGMGLASFHQHFKQITTLSPLQFQKQLRLHEARRLLLAEALDAASAGYQVGYESPSQFSREYARLFGLPPREDVKRFIAQHGGG, encoded by the coding sequence ATGACCAGCCAGCCCGAGCTCGTGCGTGCAGCTCTGAAGTACGGAAGTCGCCCAGGTTTCAACGCCACACCACTGCCAGCGCTCGAGGTGGTGAGAAGCGATCGGCCGACGGGGCCGGAGTACGCCGTGGCGCGTCCGGTGCTGTGCTTGATCGTTCAAGGAGCCAAGGAGATCTCGGTCGCGGGAAAGCTCTTTCACTACGACCCCAGCCACTACCTGGTGACCTCGGTGGCGGTGCCGCTCGTCGGTCGGGTGACGTCGGCCAGCGCGCAAGCACCGTACCTGTGCCTGGTGTTGACGCTGGAGCAGGCTGCCATCTACGACGTGCTCAGCCGCTCGTCGGCGCCTCTTCGTCCCACGTCGCGACGGGACTATCACGGCGCCGTGTTCGTCGAGGCGGTACAGCCGTCGCTGGGAGACGCCTTTTTGCGCCTGCTCCAGTCGCTCGACGAGCCGCACGAGCGGGACATGCTGGCTCCGCTCTACGTGCGCGAGATCCTGTTCCGGCTGCTGACCTCACCGTACTCCGCGACGGTCAGGGAAGTCGGGACCGCCGGGAGTCCAACGCGCCGCATCGGCAAGGCGATCGACGTGCTCAGGGCCAACTTCACCCGACCGCTGCGGGTGGCGAGCCTGGCCAGGGCGAGTGGCATGGGGCTCGCCTCGTTTCACCAGCACTTCAAGCAGATCACGACCCTGAGCCCGCTTCAGTTCCAGAAGCAGTTGCGGCTGCACGAGGCGCGTCGCCTGCTCCTGGCCGAGGCCCTGGATGCAGCCAGCGCCGGGTACCAGGTGGGTTACGAGAGTCCTTCCCAGTTCAGTCGTGAGTACGCGCGGTTGTTCGGCTTGCCTCCCAGGGAAGACGTGAAGCGCTTCATCGCGCAGCATGGCGGCGGGTGA
- a CDS encoding SDR family oxidoreductase encodes MHATHGKLTGKVAAITGGNRGIGLATAQLFRAEGARVAIFGRDEATPEHAALLGADALGFAGDVTSIHDVKAFFQAVEQRFGHLDVLFVNAGVSKSAPIADVTEDFFDELFDINVKGAFFTVQQALPLLGSPASIVINTSMVNQVGYPALSVYSATKAALRALVRSFAAELVERGIRVNAVSPGPIATTLLTRDIPDAATRDAILTGIASAIPMKRMGTPAEIARAVLYLASDDASFTTAEELVVDGGMSQF; translated from the coding sequence ATGCACGCTACACACGGAAAACTCACGGGCAAGGTCGCGGCGATCACGGGCGGGAATCGTGGCATCGGCCTGGCGACTGCCCAGCTATTTCGAGCCGAGGGCGCCCGCGTCGCCATCTTCGGACGGGACGAAGCCACCCCCGAGCACGCCGCCCTTCTCGGCGCCGACGCGCTCGGCTTCGCCGGGGACGTCACCTCCATCCACGACGTGAAGGCCTTCTTCCAGGCAGTCGAGCAGCGCTTCGGCCACCTCGACGTGCTGTTCGTCAACGCTGGCGTCTCGAAGAGCGCACCGATCGCCGACGTGACGGAAGACTTTTTCGACGAGCTGTTCGACATCAACGTCAAGGGCGCCTTCTTCACGGTCCAGCAGGCCCTCCCGCTGCTCGGGAGTCCGGCCTCGATCGTGATCAACACCTCGATGGTCAACCAGGTCGGTTACCCGGCGCTCTCGGTCTACAGCGCCACCAAGGCAGCCCTGCGCGCGCTCGTGCGCAGCTTCGCCGCCGAGCTCGTGGAGCGTGGCATCCGCGTCAACGCCGTCAGCCCCGGGCCCATTGCCACCACGCTCCTCACCCGGGACATCCCGGACGCCGCCACGCGCGACGCCATCCTCACGGGCATCGCCAGCGCCATTCCGATGAAGCGCATGGGCACCCCCGCCGAGATCGCGCGCGCCGTGCTTTACCTGGCCTCCGACGACGCGAGCTTCACCACGGCAGAAGAACTCGTGGTCGACGGCGGGATGTCCCAGTTCTGA
- a CDS encoding TQO small subunit DoxD, which yields MAALTKTSLQPALALLPIRLVTGWLFFSAFHRRVVLDAAKLVPGAPGYVGEKFNQFMPGSILGVDQLIAALLDRPDALQAFLWSFTIIEALVGLALILGLGTRLAAFGVLMLSAKILFGSGWLGPTCLDEWQIGAFGIAGGATLMMGGAGPLSLDAWLFRARPALVPRGWLRRLADPSPSPSLAAAGALTLFSVVVTLATNQVFYGGLWGELHNDSVRPRVDVLEARLDAEGDLRLTIERPAGPETYGAFLVEVRVLDAGGEVVRRHDARVLAALSPAQLDNRWLVKVRPGPHGLVVPLGARATFRLPGAEGAPALSPGTYRVELEDVSGLRWSHAVALERAES from the coding sequence ATGGCGGCGCTCACAAAGACGTCGCTTCAGCCTGCCCTTGCGTTGCTGCCCATCCGGCTCGTGACAGGGTGGCTGTTCTTCTCGGCGTTCCACCGCCGCGTGGTGCTCGATGCCGCGAAGCTCGTGCCTGGGGCGCCGGGGTACGTGGGCGAGAAGTTCAACCAGTTCATGCCGGGCTCGATCCTCGGGGTCGACCAGCTCATCGCGGCGCTTCTCGACCGACCCGATGCGCTCCAAGCGTTCCTCTGGAGCTTCACGATCATCGAGGCCCTGGTGGGGCTGGCGCTGATCCTCGGGCTCGGGACGCGTCTCGCCGCGTTCGGTGTGCTGATGCTCTCAGCCAAGATCCTGTTCGGCTCCGGGTGGCTCGGGCCGACCTGCCTCGACGAGTGGCAGATCGGTGCGTTCGGGATCGCGGGCGGGGCGACGCTCATGATGGGGGGGGCCGGGCCGCTGTCCCTCGACGCCTGGCTCTTCCGGGCGCGTCCAGCCCTGGTTCCGCGCGGGTGGCTGCGCCGGCTGGCCGATCCGTCGCCTTCACCCTCCCTCGCGGCGGCAGGAGCGCTCACGCTCTTCAGCGTCGTCGTGACCCTGGCGACGAACCAGGTCTTCTACGGTGGGCTGTGGGGTGAGCTGCACAATGACTCCGTGCGCCCGCGTGTCGATGTGCTCGAGGCGCGTCTCGATGCGGAAGGCGACCTGCGGCTCACGATCGAGCGACCCGCCGGGCCTGAGACGTACGGCGCGTTCCTCGTCGAGGTGCGTGTGCTCGACGCGGGAGGCGAGGTGGTGCGCCGTCATGACGCCCGCGTGCTCGCGGCGCTCTCGCCCGCTCAGCTCGACAACCGCTGGCTGGTGAAGGTGCGACCTGGGCCTCACGGCCTGGTGGTCCCTCTCGGGGCGAGGGCGACGTTCCGCTTGCCTGGCGCGGAGGGAGCGCCCGCGCTGTCGCCAGGGACCTACCGCGTCGAGCTGGAGGACGTGAGCGGGCTCCGCTGGTCGCACGCGGTCGCGCTGGAGCGCGCCGAGAGCTGA
- a CDS encoding ArsR/SmtB family transcription factor, producing the protein MSGNDYLYAGLASLAASLSSPTRLRALHLLFQGAKSIGRLAELLGESEANMAAHMKALRAVGLVTACRQGKYVFQEANRECGLRLFLALRGAGEVLVPAVRLLEQEGGDESASALRAEALEEHVGPRRALLADLRPLDEYEAGHLPGASSVPFASLDARLQELPKRRRILVYCRGKYCPNARRGTLLLRQHGLRAERLQFGVPEWLASGRALVEGSG; encoded by the coding sequence ATGAGCGGCAACGATTACCTCTACGCGGGGCTGGCGAGTCTGGCGGCGAGCCTCTCCAGTCCGACGCGCTTGCGCGCCTTGCACCTCCTTTTTCAAGGGGCGAAGTCCATCGGTCGACTGGCGGAGCTGCTCGGCGAGAGCGAGGCCAACATGGCGGCCCACATGAAGGCGCTGCGTGCGGTCGGTCTGGTCACGGCGTGCAGGCAAGGCAAGTACGTCTTCCAAGAGGCGAACCGGGAGTGCGGGTTGCGCCTGTTTCTCGCGCTCCGGGGGGCTGGTGAGGTCCTGGTGCCGGCGGTGCGGCTGCTGGAGCAGGAGGGGGGGGACGAGAGTGCCTCCGCGCTGCGTGCCGAGGCGCTGGAGGAACACGTGGGCCCACGCCGCGCGTTGCTGGCCGACCTGCGACCGCTGGACGAGTACGAGGCGGGGCACCTCCCAGGAGCCAGCTCCGTGCCGTTCGCGTCCCTGGATGCCCGCCTCCAGGAGCTGCCGAAACGCCGGCGTATCCTCGTGTACTGTCGCGGTAAATACTGCCCGAATGCCCGCCGTGGGACGCTGCTGCTTCGGCAGCACGGCCTGCGCGCCGAGCGTCTGCAGTTCGGGGTCCCCGAGTGGCTGGCGAGCGGGCGTGCGCTCGTCGAGGGGTCGGGGTGA
- a CDS encoding winged helix-turn-helix domain-containing protein — MLDVEVIEDPETAAAVLDPVRSRLLSELSTPASAAALAGRLGIARQKINYHLRVLEEHKLMHVAEERRWGGLKERLLVASAASYVVSPKALGPVAADPARSADRLSASYLIALGARIVREVGDLWRGAREAGKHLASLSIDTEIRFRSAADRAAFTRDLTHAINTLVARYHDEAAPGGRPHRLVLVAHPLPQTPSEKDPSCP, encoded by the coding sequence ATGCTCGACGTCGAGGTCATCGAGGATCCAGAGACGGCGGCAGCCGTCCTCGATCCGGTGAGGAGCCGGCTGCTGTCGGAACTCTCGACGCCAGCGTCGGCTGCGGCGCTCGCAGGGCGGCTCGGCATCGCGCGGCAGAAGATCAACTATCACCTGCGCGTTCTCGAGGAGCACAAGCTCATGCACGTCGCCGAAGAGCGGCGCTGGGGCGGGCTTAAGGAGCGCCTGCTGGTCGCGAGCGCGGCCTCCTATGTGGTCTCCCCGAAGGCGCTCGGCCCGGTCGCTGCGGATCCCGCGCGCTCGGCGGATCGGCTCTCGGCGAGCTACCTCATCGCGCTCGGCGCCCGCATCGTCCGCGAGGTCGGCGACCTCTGGCGAGGCGCCAGGGAGGCTGGCAAGCACCTCGCTTCCCTGTCGATCGACACCGAGATCAGGTTCCGATCCGCGGCAGACCGCGCCGCGTTCACCCGGGATCTCACCCACGCCATCAACACGCTCGTCGCGCGCTACCACGATGAGGCCGCGCCCGGTGGCCGCCCCCATCGCCTGGTGCTCGTGGCGCATCCGCTGCCCCAGACACCTTCGGAGAAGGATCCATCATGCCCGTGA
- a CDS encoding SRPBCC family protein, whose product MPVKKDASGNRSVEVEVEVPGTPEEVWRAVATGTGISAWFVPTELEERKGGTTVSHFSPDGSMDSVATITDWEPPRRFAAETTEQPGTVATEWTVETRAGGTCTVRVVHRWFASTDEWDDQFEGHTGGWLSAFRILRLYLASFSGQPCASFQVMGVSAAPKPEAWSTLTRALGFSSLAEGARVSTTAGTPPLAGTVVYAGQAEWPEQVLLQLDEPTRGSAFLMALAMGGRVYLTFRAFLYGEEALAIAERVEASWKAWFGEQFPPELPAHAAPTDAHE is encoded by the coding sequence ATGCCCGTGAAGAAGGACGCATCCGGCAATCGTTCCGTCGAAGTCGAGGTCGAGGTCCCCGGGACCCCCGAAGAGGTATGGCGCGCCGTCGCGACCGGCACCGGGATCTCCGCCTGGTTCGTGCCGACGGAGCTCGAGGAGCGGAAAGGCGGCACCACGGTCTCCCACTTCAGCCCCGACGGGAGCATGGACTCGGTCGCGACGATCACGGACTGGGAGCCACCGCGCCGCTTCGCCGCCGAGACCACCGAGCAACCCGGCACCGTCGCGACCGAGTGGACCGTCGAGACCCGCGCCGGAGGCACGTGTACCGTGCGCGTCGTCCATCGCTGGTTCGCGAGCACCGACGAGTGGGACGATCAGTTCGAGGGCCACACCGGCGGCTGGCTCTCGGCGTTCCGGATCTTGCGGCTCTACCTCGCCAGCTTCAGCGGCCAGCCCTGCGCCTCGTTCCAGGTCATGGGCGTCTCCGCCGCCCCGAAGCCCGAAGCCTGGAGCACGCTCACCCGAGCGCTCGGGTTCTCGTCCCTCGCCGAGGGGGCTCGGGTCAGCACCACGGCGGGCACGCCACCGCTCGCGGGCACCGTCGTCTACGCCGGTCAGGCCGAGTGGCCGGAGCAGGTCCTCCTCCAGCTCGACGAACCCACGCGGGGGAGCGCCTTCCTGATGGCGCTCGCCATGGGCGGCCGGGTCTACCTGACGTTCCGCGCGTTCCTCTACGGCGAGGAAGCCCTCGCCATCGCCGAGCGCGTGGAGGCTTCGTGGAAAGCATGGTTCGGAGAACAGTTCCCTCCCGAGTTGCCGGCACACGCAGCACCCACCGACGCGCATGAGTGA
- a CDS encoding MFS transporter has protein sequence MDARGMRWFLPLWLGQSVSHLCSGLIGFALGVWVYEQTGSITRFALIALFTTLPGIVLSPFAGVLVDRWDRRRAMMLGDAGAAGCALITALLLRQGSLTAWHVCALMGVTSIFSAIHWPAFSAATTLLVPKHLLGRASGMVQLSQAIAQILAPMFAGRLLSLVRLDGVLLLGVVCYSVAIGTVLLVRMTGRVAPAAPVAGRSSILQEAREGWTYIVVRPGLLGLLIFFAIINFSIGMVQALVTPLILSMASTEVLGVVLSIAGGGMLAGSVLMSLWGGPRRRVRSILAFTLVQGGMLFAVGLVSGVTTVAIGAFFFLFCTPIVIGASQAIWQSKVAIALQGRVFAVRRMIAWSTTPLAYLLAGPMVEHIFKPLVRVMDLSAPVHEGTPAEAGPAIGLLFAALGLCTALAAVAGWFSARLQRVEEELPDAVADEMLGSSSESSTPPVEASVSRQPVA, from the coding sequence ATGGACGCTCGGGGCATGCGCTGGTTTCTTCCCCTCTGGCTCGGTCAGTCGGTCTCGCACCTGTGCTCTGGCCTCATCGGCTTCGCCCTGGGTGTCTGGGTGTATGAACAGACAGGATCGATCACACGCTTCGCGCTCATCGCGCTGTTCACCACCCTTCCGGGCATCGTTCTCTCACCCTTCGCAGGCGTGCTGGTCGATCGGTGGGACCGCCGCCGTGCGATGATGCTGGGGGATGCGGGAGCGGCAGGGTGTGCGTTGATCACCGCCTTGCTTTTGCGGCAAGGCAGCCTCACCGCCTGGCATGTCTGCGCGCTGATGGGAGTGACATCGATCTTCAGCGCCATTCACTGGCCAGCCTTCTCGGCCGCAACCACGCTTCTGGTGCCGAAGCATCTACTCGGTCGCGCCAGCGGGATGGTGCAGCTCAGCCAGGCCATCGCCCAGATCCTGGCCCCCATGTTCGCGGGGCGGCTGCTCTCGCTGGTTCGGCTCGACGGCGTTCTTCTCCTCGGCGTCGTCTGCTACAGCGTCGCGATCGGGACCGTGCTTCTCGTTCGCATGACAGGCAGAGTCGCTCCTGCCGCTCCCGTAGCGGGAAGATCGTCGATCCTCCAGGAAGCACGAGAGGGCTGGACGTACATCGTCGTCAGGCCTGGGCTGCTGGGGCTGCTGATCTTCTTCGCGATCATCAACTTCTCGATCGGTATGGTTCAGGCACTCGTCACGCCGCTCATCCTGAGCATGGCTTCCACCGAGGTGCTCGGGGTCGTGCTCTCCATCGCGGGCGGCGGGATGCTCGCTGGCAGTGTGCTGATGAGCCTCTGGGGAGGACCGAGACGGCGCGTCCGAAGCATCCTTGCGTTCACTCTGGTGCAAGGCGGCATGCTGTTCGCCGTCGGGCTCGTTTCAGGGGTGACGACGGTCGCGATCGGAGCCTTCTTTTTTCTATTCTGTACACCAATCGTGATCGGAGCCAGCCAGGCCATCTGGCAGAGCAAGGTAGCGATTGCCCTTCAGGGGCGCGTCTTCGCTGTCCGAAGGATGATCGCGTGGTCCACGACGCCGCTCGCGTACCTTCTCGCAGGCCCGATGGTGGAGCATATTTTCAAGCCTCTCGTGAGGGTCATGGACCTCTCCGCACCGGTCCACGAGGGCACACCAGCGGAAGCCGGGCCCGCCATAGGTCTGCTGTTCGCCGCACTTGGTCTTTGCACCGCCCTGGCAGCCGTCGCCGGTTGGTTCTCTGCCCGCCTTCAGAGGGTCGAAGAAGAGCTACCGGATGCGGTCGCCGACGAGATGCTTGGCTCCAGCAGCGAAAGCTCCACGCCCCCCGTCGAAGCGAGCGTTTCTCGCCAGCCTGTTGCATGA
- a CDS encoding DUF4386 family protein, whose translation MEDSSLRRLGGTASIALGASYLLVGATILMDPLRSVTTLQAFWTTFVETPWFRLTTHMLFALGALCGIAAVPGISSLVRRGNEGWVRWSMSVGTMGFAVTAVSKFREFSVEPLIAQRYVEGTDITRAVITSTPQIGLDPYGFFRYGAIGAWIFVINLVAHREGAWPKALAYLGLAGSVLYWLVPIGNLFGIQIAMVIEAAVALIGGVIIGPVWFIWAGRVVRNSAASDASRET comes from the coding sequence ATGGAAGACAGCTCGTTGAGAAGGCTCGGGGGCACCGCCTCCATCGCGCTGGGCGCGTCGTACCTCCTCGTCGGCGCGACCATCTTGATGGACCCGCTTCGATCGGTAACCACCCTCCAGGCATTCTGGACGACATTCGTCGAGACGCCCTGGTTTCGCCTGACGACCCACATGCTGTTCGCGCTCGGTGCCCTGTGTGGCATCGCTGCGGTCCCAGGCATCTCGAGTCTGGTACGCCGGGGGAACGAAGGCTGGGTCCGGTGGTCGATGAGCGTCGGCACCATGGGCTTCGCCGTCACTGCGGTCAGCAAGTTTCGTGAGTTCTCTGTCGAGCCGCTGATCGCGCAGCGTTACGTCGAAGGGACCGACATCACGCGCGCCGTCATCACATCGACGCCCCAGATCGGTCTCGATCCCTACGGGTTCTTTCGCTACGGAGCCATCGGCGCGTGGATCTTCGTGATCAACCTCGTCGCGCATCGTGAAGGTGCGTGGCCCAAGGCGCTCGCGTACCTCGGGCTTGCGGGATCGGTCCTGTACTGGTTGGTCCCGATCGGGAACCTCTTCGGCATCCAGATCGCCATGGTCATCGAGGCGGCGGTTGCGCTCATCGGAGGTGTCATCATCGGGCCCGTGTGGTTCATCTGGGCTGGCCGGGTCGTGCGTAACAGCGCTGCCAGCGACGCATCTCGCGAAACCTGA
- a CDS encoding MFS transporter — protein MAQHTEQRNERAFTAIWLAQCISFLGFEIVGFAAGVWVYQHTRSVLLFALTVFFNVLPLALVPRLAQMRVVRRHQRLGMVLGEAGAGISTLALAALLFSGKLETWHVFVARLAIASSCAIQRESLSSAIQQRIAEPRRARANGMVDIGRVIGMIVSPPLSAVLITGFDFESVFWAGSATYLLSLVTLAGVTMGPLQSGPGVASTPQSSEGRKRARSFLVAHPGLLCLMLFFAFTNLVMGVVSVLLTPLVLGFSSILTLGFVASAAGGGVLIGSVLGGRIRGPAQRVHGVLALSVVQAVFLVVGGLMPTTPVITLVTFLFLCCVPIMVSFAQGIWKSKVPEALEKDVLAVREGIAWCALLLGYLVAGPLVDHGIEIPRLIASSGVALLLITIVGFLQPRLRRVEKEIRDTAGHDPSEASAHADETA, from the coding sequence ATGGCACAGCATACGGAGCAGCGCAACGAGCGCGCGTTTACAGCAATCTGGCTGGCACAGTGCATCTCCTTTCTCGGGTTCGAGATCGTGGGCTTCGCGGCGGGGGTCTGGGTCTACCAGCACACCCGGTCCGTGCTGCTCTTCGCCCTGACGGTCTTCTTCAATGTGCTTCCCCTGGCACTCGTACCGCGCCTCGCCCAGATGCGTGTCGTGCGTCGGCACCAGCGTCTGGGGATGGTCTTGGGCGAGGCCGGAGCAGGCATCAGCACACTGGCCCTGGCGGCGTTGCTCTTCAGCGGAAAGCTGGAGACGTGGCATGTCTTCGTGGCGAGGCTGGCGATTGCGAGCAGCTGTGCGATTCAGCGTGAAAGCCTGAGCAGCGCCATTCAGCAGAGGATCGCCGAACCGCGAAGGGCGCGGGCCAACGGAATGGTCGACATCGGTCGAGTGATCGGCATGATCGTCTCCCCTCCGCTGAGCGCCGTGCTCATCACGGGCTTTGATTTCGAGTCGGTGTTCTGGGCTGGTTCTGCCACCTATCTTCTCTCCTTGGTCACGCTCGCGGGGGTGACCATGGGGCCGCTTCAGTCAGGTCCTGGGGTCGCTTCGACGCCGCAGAGCAGCGAGGGAAGAAAGCGCGCGCGGTCCTTCCTGGTCGCACATCCGGGTCTGCTCTGTTTGATGTTGTTCTTCGCCTTCACGAATCTGGTCATGGGCGTCGTGTCGGTGTTGCTCACGCCACTCGTGCTCGGCTTCTCGTCCATCCTGACGCTGGGGTTCGTTGCTTCGGCCGCGGGAGGTGGGGTGCTCATTGGCTCGGTTCTGGGGGGTCGCATTCGAGGGCCGGCGCAGCGCGTCCACGGGGTCCTTGCGCTGTCCGTCGTCCAGGCAGTGTTCCTGGTCGTCGGTGGTCTCATGCCGACCACGCCAGTGATCACGCTGGTCACCTTTCTGTTCCTTTGCTGCGTGCCGATCATGGTCTCGTTCGCTCAAGGCATCTGGAAGAGCAAGGTGCCCGAGGCCCTCGAGAAAGACGTGCTCGCCGTCCGAGAGGGCATTGCGTGGTGCGCGCTGCTCCTGGGTTATCTCGTGGCCGGGCCGCTCGTCGACCATGGCATCGAGATCCCTCGACTCATCGCTTCCTCTGGCGTCGCCCTCTTGCTGATCACGATCGTCGGCTTCCTTCAACCACGTCTTCGCCGTGTCGAGAAAGAGATCAGGGACACGGCGGGCCACGATCCGAGCGAAGCATCCGCGCACGCGGATGAGACGGCATGA